The following are encoded in a window of Mycobacterium decipiens genomic DNA:
- a CDS encoding glycerol-3-phosphate 1-O-acyltransferase, giving the protein MTKPVADTSAVLTAEDTLVLASMESPVEVQLVMDWLGQQRARNPEAKIDVLKLPPRSAPPAALTALVEQLDFDPASSPESREDRSIVPVRVFWLPPADRSRAGKVAALLPGRDPYHPNQRQQRRILRADPRRARVVAGESAKVSELRQQWRDTTVAESKRDFAQFVTRRALLALARAEYRILGPQYKSPRLVKPEMLASARFRAGLKQIPGATIEEAGNMLDELSTGWSQVSVDLISVLGRLLSRGFDPEFDYDEYQVAAMRAALESHPAVLLFSHRSYIDGAVVPVAMQDNRLPPVHMFGGVNLSFGVMGPLMRRSGMIFIRRNIGGDPLYKYVLKEYVGYVVEKRFNLSWSIEGTRSRTGKMLPPKLGLTSYVADAYLDGRSDDILLQGVSICFDQLHEITEYAAYARGAEKTPEGLRWLYKFIKAQGERNYGKIYIRFPEAVSMRQYLGAPRGELTHDRAAKRLALQKMSFEVAWRILQATPVTATGLVSALLLTTRGTALTLDQLHHTLQDSLDYLERKQTPISTSALRLRSREGVRAAVDALSNGHPVTRVDSGREPVWYIAPDDEHAAAFYRNSVIHAFLETSIVELALAHAKHAEGDRVAAFWTQAMRLRDLLKFDFYFADSTAFRANIAEEMAWHERWEDHLGAGGDEIDAMLYAKRPLMSDAMLRVFFEAYEIVADVLRDAPAHIDQKELTELALGVGRQYVAQGRVRSSEPVSTLLFATARQVAVDQDLIAPAADLAERRIAFRRELRNILRDFDYVERIALNQFIAREFKARQGRCEDNRDV; this is encoded by the coding sequence GTGACAAAACCGGTGGCCGATACCAGCGCGGTCCTCACCGCTGAAGACACGCTGGTGCTGGCGTCCATGGAGTCGCCGGTCGAAGTGCAGCTGGTTATGGATTGGCTTGGCCAGCAGCGTGCCCGCAATCCCGAGGCGAAGATCGACGTATTGAAGCTGCCACCCCGCAGTGCGCCGCCGGCGGCGCTGACGGCGCTTGTCGAGCAGCTCGACTTCGACCCCGCATCCAGCCCGGAATCCCGCGAGGATCGTTCGATTGTTCCGGTCCGGGTGTTCTGGCTTCCTCCCGCCGATCGCAGCAGGGCCGGCAAGGTGGCCGCGCTGCTCCCGGGCCGGGATCCCTACCATCCCAACCAACGTCAGCAGCGTCGCATCCTGCGCGCCGATCCCCGGCGCGCGCGGGTGGTGGCCGGCGAGTCGGCGAAGGTGTCCGAACTGCGCCAGCAGTGGCGCGACACCACCGTCGCAGAGAGCAAGCGCGATTTCGCCCAGTTCGTCACCCGCCGAGCGCTGTTGGCATTGGCGCGCGCCGAGTACCGGATCCTTGGACCGCAATATAAGTCTCCCCGGCTGGTGAAGCCAGAGATGTTGGCGTCCGCACGATTTCGGGCCGGCCTGAAACAGATCCCCGGCGCCACGATCGAGGAAGCCGGGAACATGCTCGACGAACTCTCCACTGGGTGGAGCCAGGTGTCGGTAGACCTGATTTCCGTCCTCGGCAGGCTGCTCAGCCGCGGATTCGATCCGGAATTCGACTACGACGAGTATCAGGTCGCAGCTATGCGCGCCGCGCTGGAATCTCATCCAGCGGTCCTGCTGTTCTCACACCGGTCCTACATCGACGGCGCGGTGGTACCGGTGGCCATGCAGGACAACCGGCTACCGCCGGTGCACATGTTCGGCGGCGTCAACCTGTCATTCGGCGTGATGGGACCCCTGATGCGGCGCTCGGGGATGATCTTCATCCGGCGCAACATCGGCGGCGACCCGTTGTACAAGTACGTGCTCAAGGAGTACGTGGGTTACGTCGTCGAAAAGCGGTTCAATCTCAGCTGGTCCATTGAGGGCACCCGGTCGCGCACCGGAAAGATGTTGCCGCCCAAGCTCGGCCTGACGAGCTACGTGGCCGACGCCTACCTGGACGGCCGCAGCGACGACATCCTGTTGCAAGGGGTTTCGATCTGTTTCGACCAGCTGCACGAGATCACCGAGTACGCCGCCTACGCGCGCGGCGCCGAGAAGACACCCGAGGGCTTGCGCTGGCTCTACAAGTTCATTAAGGCGCAGGGTGAGCGCAACTACGGAAAGATCTACATCCGCTTCCCCGAAGCGGTCTCGATGCGCCAGTACCTCGGCGCACCGCGCGGCGAGCTGACCCATGATCGGGCTGCGAAACGGCTTGCGTTGCAGAAGATGTCGTTCGAGGTTGCCTGGAGGATTTTGCAGGCTACGCCGGTGACCGCGACGGGTTTGGTGTCCGCGCTGCTGCTCACCACCCGCGGGACCGCGTTGACGCTTGATCAGCTGCATCACACGTTGCAGGACTCACTCGACTACCTCGAGCGCAAACAAACGCCGATTTCGACCAGCGCGTTGCGGCTGCGCTCGCGCGAAGGTGTCCGCGCTGCGGTGGATGCGTTGTCCAACGGACATCCGGTCACCCGGGTTGACAGCGGTCGGGAGCCGGTGTGGTACATAGCGCCTGACGACGAACACGCAGCGGCGTTTTACCGGAACTCGGTGATCCACGCATTTTTGGAGACCTCGATCGTCGAGCTGGCACTGGCCCATGCAAAGCACGCCGAAGGAGACCGCGTCGCGGCTTTCTGGACCCAGGCGATGCGGCTGCGGGACCTGCTGAAGTTTGACTTCTATTTCGCGGATTCCACGGCGTTTCGTGCCAACATCGCCGAAGAGATGGCGTGGCACGAACGTTGGGAAGATCATCTTGGAGCCGGGGGCGACGAGATCGACGCGATGCTGTATGCCAAGCGACCGCTGATGTCGGACGCGATGCTGCGGGTCTTCTTCGAGGCCTACGAGATCGTCGCTGACGTGTTGCGCGATGCTCCAGCGCACATCGATCAAAAGGAATTGACGGAGTTGGCGCTCGGGGTCGGCCGTCAGTATGTGGCACAGGGCCGGGTCCGCAGCAGCGAACCGGTATCGACGCTGCTGTTCGCCACCGCACGCCAGGTTGCCGTCGATCAAGATTTAATAGCGCCGGCGGCAGATCTCGCCGAACGCAGGATCGCTTTCCGGCGGGAGTTGCGGAACATTTTGCGGGATTTCGATTACGTCGAGCGGATCGCCCTCAATCAGTTTATCGCCCGGGAGTTCAAAGCGCGTCAGGGGCGCTGCGAAGACAATCGCGACGTCTAG
- a CDS encoding alpha/beta hydrolase, producing the protein MCIASVTSRCSRAGAEALRQGAQLAAEARDTCRTGALLLRGSPCAIGWVAGWLSAEFPARVVTGHALSRISPPSICRVATTWAAQRADQVLTAALKDAFGPDFRDLVWHPSGEQSDAARRSGLLHLPQIPGPHRRYAAQTSDIPYGPGGRENLLDIWRRPDLAPGRRAPILIQVPGGAWAINGKRPQAYTLMSRMVELGWICVSINYSKSPRCAWPAHIVDVKRAIAWVRENIADYGGDPDFIAITGGSAGAHLAALAALTANDPALQPGFESADTAVQAAAPYYGVYDLTSEENMHEMMMPFLEHFVMRSRYVDNPDLFRAASPISHAHGGAPPFFVLHGEKDPMVPSAQSRAFSAALRDAGASTVSYAELPNAHHAFDLAATVRSRMVADAVSDFLGVVYGRRIGARVGPLALSASPAS; encoded by the coding sequence ATGTGCATCGCCAGTGTGACTTCGCGGTGCTCGCGGGCCGGTGCCGAGGCATTGCGGCAGGGAGCGCAGCTGGCGGCCGAAGCGAGAGACACATGCCGGACCGGCGCCCTGCTGCTTCGTGGATCACCGTGCGCCATTGGTTGGGTCGCGGGCTGGCTGTCCGCGGAGTTTCCGGCCCGCGTCGTGACCGGGCATGCGCTGTCCCGCATATCTCCGCCGTCAATCTGTCGGGTCGCCACCACGTGGGCGGCGCAGCGGGCGGATCAAGTCCTCACCGCGGCGCTCAAGGATGCGTTCGGCCCAGACTTCCGTGACCTGGTGTGGCATCCGAGCGGTGAGCAGTCCGACGCCGCACGCCGCAGCGGACTGCTACACCTGCCGCAAATTCCCGGACCCCATCGCCGGTACGCGGCACAGACCTCGGACATTCCGTACGGGCCGGGTGGCCGGGAGAACCTACTCGACATCTGGCGGCGTCCCGATTTGGCACCCGGCCGCCGGGCGCCGATCCTAATCCAGGTCCCCGGAGGGGCGTGGGCCATCAACGGCAAACGCCCGCAGGCGTACACGTTGATGAGCCGGATGGTGGAGCTCGGCTGGATCTGCGTCTCGATCAACTACAGCAAGAGCCCGCGTTGCGCGTGGCCGGCCCACATCGTCGACGTGAAGAGGGCGATTGCGTGGGTTCGCGAGAATATCGCCGACTACGGTGGCGACCCCGATTTCATCGCGATCACCGGCGGGTCTGCCGGCGCGCACCTAGCCGCGCTGGCCGCGCTCACGGCGAATGATCCGGCGCTTCAGCCCGGCTTCGAGAGCGCCGACACGGCGGTCCAAGCGGCGGCGCCCTACTACGGCGTCTACGACCTCACCAGCGAAGAGAACATGCACGAAATGATGATGCCGTTCTTGGAGCATTTCGTGATGCGCAGCCGCTACGTCGACAACCCGGATTTGTTCAGGGCGGCGTCGCCGATTTCACACGCACACGGCGGCGCTCCGCCGTTCTTCGTGTTGCACGGGGAGAAGGATCCTATGGTGCCCAGCGCACAATCCCGCGCCTTTAGCGCGGCGCTGCGCGACGCCGGCGCCTCGACGGTGTCCTACGCTGAACTCCCCAACGCCCACCACGCGTTCGACCTCGCGGCCACCGTCCGATCGCGGATGGTCGCCGATGCCGTCTCGGACTTTTTGGGTGTGGTCTACGGGCGACGCATTGGCGCTCGGGTGGGTCCGCTGGCGCTTTCGGCGTCGCCGGCCAGCTGA
- a CDS encoding enoyl-CoA hydratase yields MAQPDPVLFSIADRVALITVNDPDRRNAVTEEISALLREAVERAETDPNVHAVVVTGAGRAFCAGADLSALGAGVGGEAEPGLLRLYDGFMAVGDCSLPTIAAVNGAAVGAGLNLALAADVRIAGPAAMFDARFQKLGIHPGGGATWMLHRAVGPQVARATLLFGMRFDAEAAVAHGLALRVAEDPVAAALELAAGPAAAPREVVLATKATMRATASPGSLDNEHHELAKRTELGPQARSIQSPEFAARLAAARRK; encoded by the coding sequence ATGGCCCAACCCGACCCGGTCCTATTCAGCATCGCCGACCGCGTCGCGCTGATCACCGTGAACGACCCGGATCGACGTAACGCCGTCACCGAAGAGATATCGGCACTGTTGCGCGAAGCAGTGGAGCGCGCCGAAACCGACCCCAATGTGCACGCGGTCGTCGTCACCGGGGCGGGCAGGGCCTTCTGCGCCGGAGCCGACCTGAGTGCGCTGGGCGCTGGGGTCGGCGGCGAGGCCGAGCCGGGTTTGCTACGGCTCTACGACGGCTTCATGGCGGTGGGCGATTGCAGCCTGCCGACCATCGCGGCGGTCAACGGCGCCGCCGTCGGAGCCGGGCTGAACCTGGCGCTGGCTGCCGACGTGCGCATCGCCGGGCCCGCAGCGATGTTCGACGCCCGTTTCCAGAAGCTGGGCATCCACCCCGGTGGGGGTGCGACCTGGATGCTGCACCGGGCGGTCGGCCCACAGGTCGCCCGGGCAACCTTGCTGTTCGGCATGCGCTTCGACGCCGAGGCGGCGGTAGCGCATGGGTTGGCACTGCGGGTCGCCGAGGATCCCGTGGCCGCCGCGCTCGAACTGGCCGCCGGACCCGCCGCCGCCCCGCGTGAGGTCGTGCTGGCAACCAAAGCCACCATGCGCGCCACCGCAAGCCCGGGGTCACTCGACAATGAGCACCACGAACTCGCCAAGCGCACCGAGTTGGGCCCGCAGGCCCGATCGATCCAGTCACCGGAGTTCGCCGCCCGATTGGCGGCGGC
- a CDS encoding WS/DGAT/MGAT family O-acyltransferase: MAESGDSPGLSDELGPLDYLMHRGEANPRTRSGIMALELLDATPDWDRFRTRFESASRRVLRLRQKVVVPTLPTAAPRWVVDPDFNLDFHVRRVRVSGPGTLREAFDLAEVILQSPLDISRPLWTATLVEGLADGKAAMLLHVSHAVTDGVGGVEMFAQIYDLEPDPPPRPTPPQPIPEDLSPNDLMRQGINHLPIALVGGVLDAVSGAVSMAGRAVLEPVSTVSGILSYAMSGMRVLNRPAEPSPLLRRRSLTTRTEAIDIRLSDLHKAAKAGGGSINDAYLAGLCGALRGYHEALGMPISTLPMAVPVNLRAEGDAGGGNQFTGVNLAAPVGTVDPVARMKKIRAQMTQRRDEPAMNIVGSIAPVLSILPTAVLEGITGSVIGSDVQASNVPVYPADTYLAGAKILRQYGIGPLPGVAMMVVLISRGGWCTITVRYDRASVRNDELFARCLLEGFDEILALAGDPAPRAVPASFGAQAAGSVPRSVSGS; encoded by the coding sequence ATGGCTGAGTCCGGCGATTCCCCTGGGTTGTCCGACGAGCTTGGGCCCCTCGACTATTTGATGCATCGGGGCGAGGCAAATCCACGGACTCGTTCGGGGATCATGGCGCTGGAGCTCCTCGACGCGACGCCGGACTGGGACCGCTTCCGGACCCGATTCGAAAGCGCGTCGCGGCGGGTGTTGCGGCTGCGGCAGAAGGTCGTGGTGCCGACCCTGCCGACCGCGGCACCGCGCTGGGTGGTGGACCCGGACTTCAACCTGGATTTCCATGTGCGTCGGGTACGCGTGTCCGGGCCCGGCACGTTGCGTGAGGCATTCGATCTCGCCGAGGTGATCTTGCAGTCTCCGCTGGACATATCGCGCCCACTGTGGACGGCCACCCTGGTCGAGGGTTTGGCAGACGGCAAAGCCGCGATGCTGCTGCACGTCAGCCACGCGGTCACCGACGGCGTCGGCGGTGTGGAAATGTTCGCGCAGATCTATGACCTCGAGCCCGATCCACCGCCCAGGCCGACGCCGCCGCAACCCATTCCGGAGGATCTGTCGCCCAACGACCTGATGCGACAGGGCATCAACCACTTGCCGATCGCCCTAGTCGGCGGTGTCCTGGACGCAGTGTCCGGGGCGGTATCGATGGCTGGGCGGGCGGTCCTGGAACCGGTGTCCACCGTATCGGGAATCTTGAGTTACGCCATGTCCGGCATGCGGGTGCTAAACCGCCCCGCCGAGCCCTCGCCGCTACTGCGCAGGCGCAGCCTGACCACCCGTACCGAGGCCATCGACATCCGGCTCTCCGACCTGCACAAGGCCGCAAAGGCCGGTGGCGGGTCGATCAACGATGCCTACCTCGCGGGTCTGTGTGGTGCGCTGCGCGGCTACCACGAGGCCCTGGGCATGCCGATCAGCACACTGCCGATGGCGGTGCCGGTGAACCTGCGGGCCGAAGGTGATGCGGGCGGCGGCAACCAGTTCACGGGTGTCAACTTGGCGGCGCCGGTAGGGACCGTCGATCCGGTGGCGCGGATGAAGAAGATCCGGGCGCAGATGACCCAGCGTCGCGACGAGCCCGCGATGAACATCGTCGGTTCCATCGCACCGGTGCTGAGTATCTTGCCGACAGCCGTGCTGGAGGGGATCACCGGTTCGGTGATTGGCTCCGACGTTCAGGCCAGCAATGTTCCGGTCTACCCGGCTGACACCTACCTCGCCGGTGCGAAGATATTGCGGCAGTACGGTATTGGACCCTTGCCCGGTGTGGCGATGATGGTGGTGCTGATTTCCCGGGGCGGGTGGTGCACCATTACGGTGCGCTACGACAGGGCGTCGGTGCGAAACGACGAATTGTTCGCCCGGTGCCTGTTGGAGGGTTTCGACGAGATCCTTGCGCTGGCTGGTGATCCGGCGCCGCGCGCGGTGCCGGCTTCGTTTGGCGCCCAGGCGGCCGGTTCGGTGCCTCGATCGGTGTCGGGCTCATGA